The Trichoderma atroviride chromosome 5, complete sequence genome contains a region encoding:
- a CDS encoding 40S ribosomal protein uS3 (BUSCO:EOG092D3MYJ), with the protein MSHPGAQISKRRKFVADGVFYAELNEFFQRELAEEGYSGVEVRVTPTVTDIIVRATHTQEVLGEQGRRIRELTSLIQKRFKFPENSVSLYAAKVQNRGLSAVAQCESLRYKLLNGLAVRRACYGVLRFIMESGAKGCEVVVSGKLRAARAKSMKFTDGFMIHSGQPAKDFIDSATRHVLLRQGVLGIKVKIMRGSDPEGKAGPQKSLPDAVTIIEPKEEAAVLQPVSQDYGAKAAQAQASQDARVAEQEGAAEEEAQPAAEEQQ; encoded by the coding sequence ctCCAAGCGGAGAAAGTTCGTCGCCGACGGTGTCTTCTACGCCGAGCTCAACGAGTTCTTCCAGCGCGAGCTCGCTGAGGAGGGCTACTCCGGCGTCGAGGTCCGCGTCACTCCCACCGTCACCGACATCATCGTCCGCGCCACCCACACCCAGGAGGTCCTCGGCGAGCAGGGCCGCCGCATCCGCGAGCTCACGTCGCTGATCCAGAAGCGCTTCAAGTTCCCCGAGAACTCCGTCTCCCTCTACGCCGCAAAGGTCCAGAACCGTGGCCTGTCCGCCGTCGCCCAGTGCGAGTCGCTGCGCTACAAGCTGCTCAACGGCTTGGCCGTCCGCCGTGCCTGCTATGGTGTCCTGCGCTTCATCATGGAGTCCGGCGCCAAGGGCTGCGAGGTTGTCGTCTCCGGCAAGCTCCGCGCCGCCCGTGCCAAGTCCATGAAGTTCACCGACGGCTTCATGATCCACTCTGGCCAGCCCGCCAAGGACTTCATCGACAGCGCCACCCGCCACGTCCTGCTCCGACAGGGTGTCCTGGGAATCAAGGTCAAGATCATGCGCGGCTCCGACCCCGAGGGCAAGGCCGGCCCCCAGAAGTCTCTCCCCGACGCCGTCACCATCATCGAGcccaaggaggaggctgctGTTCTCCAGCCCGTCAGCCAGGACTACGGCGCTAAGGCcgcccaggcccaggccagCCAGGATGCGCGAGTTGCCGAGCAGGAGGGTGccgctgaggaggaggcccaGCCCGCCgctgaggagcagcagtAG